One window of the Acaryochloris sp. CCMEE 5410 genome contains the following:
- a CDS encoding PPC domain-containing DNA-binding protein has product MDLEQVQELGSLNVFAVRLSPGTDVRQTIEEIAKREQISAGSILSAVGSLSRVQLRFANAKEPTELAGKYEILTLSGTLSAAGVHLHMTVANEWGDCKGGHLVKGCQVYTTLELVIAQFTNLRFTRQWDALTGYPELESSSIS; this is encoded by the coding sequence ATGGATTTAGAACAGGTTCAAGAACTAGGCTCTCTCAACGTTTTTGCGGTTAGATTATCCCCTGGTACAGATGTGCGTCAAACTATAGAAGAAATTGCTAAACGTGAGCAGATCAGCGCTGGTAGCATCTTGAGTGCAGTGGGCAGCTTGAGCCGCGTGCAGTTGCGATTTGCGAATGCCAAAGAACCTACAGAATTGGCTGGAAAATATGAAATTTTAACTTTATCTGGAACCCTTAGCGCAGCTGGTGTGCACTTGCATATGACCGTTGCCAATGAATGGGGAGATTGTAAAGGAGGCCATCTGGTAAAAGGGTGTCAGGTGTATACCACGCTAGAACTGGTGATTGCCCAGTTCACGAACCTGCGATTTACTCGACAATGGGATGCCTTGACTGGATATCCAGAGTTGGAGAGTAGCTCGATTTCCTAA
- a CDS encoding ISAs1 family transposase (programmed frameshift) — MSHLIDTLKQVPDFRSAHGRIHPLWLLLLLMVMGMLAGYQGYRPLETFVSDYRQPLSELLGLESLEVPSHCTFRRVMKGLDFQALSHQFEAWMLSKAQTHSPDNYAASIDGKRIRQGLTDAKGKQRFVGLVSLFAVEAGTTLKLEALTQEDNSEIKVVQALLETLQLDGLLITMDALHAQKTLEKIVASGNDYLVAVKSNQGRLYDHLQTYFECLKPMAEHIHSAQSRGRDEHRCIQVYEPVGIALQEWTAIRSVLCVQRWGTKQGKEYHNTAYYISSAATSPHHWQSLVREHWGIENRLHWPKDVVFGEDDYRLEDEQALLNWSVLRTIGINILRLNDYQSLKTAMTKLANRVDIIFSLLT, encoded by the exons ATGAGCCATCTAATCGATACTTTGAAGCAAGTCCCGGATTTCCGCAGTGCCCATGGCCGTATTCATCCGTTATGGCTGCTGTTGCTATTGATGGTGATGGGCATGCTTGCTGGATATCAAGGGTACCGTCCGTTAGAAACCTTTGTGAGCGATTATCGCCAGCCTTTAAGTGAGCTATTGGGGCTTGAGAGCCTCGAAGTTCCGTCTCACTGTACCTTTCGTCGAGTGATGAAGGGGCTTGACTTCCAAGCGTTGAGCCACCAATTTGAAGCATGGATGCTCTCGAAAGCCCAGACTCACTCTCCCGATAATTATGCAGCCTCCATTGATGGCAAACGGATTCGTCAGGGGCTGACAGATGCCAAGGGGAAGCAGCGTTTTGTAGGGTTGGTGAGTTTATTTGCGGTGGAAGCAGGCACCACCCTCAAGCTCGAAGCCCTCACTCAGGAGGATAATAGCGAAATCAAAGTCGTCCAGGCTTTGTTGGAAACCCTTCAACTCGATGGCTTGCTGATTACCATGGATGCCTTACACGCCCAAAAAACACTTGAGAAGATTGTGGCCTCGGGTAACGACTATCTTGTGGCGGTCAAATCCAATCAGGGAAGACTTTACGACCACCTCCAGACTTACTTTGAGTGTCTTAAACCCATGGCTGAGCACATCCACTCCGCCCAAAGTAGAGGACGAGATGAACATCGGTGTATACAGGTTTATGAGCCTGTCGGCATAGCCCTACAAGAATGGACAGCAATTCGCTCTGTGCTTTGTGTCCAACGATGGGGCACAAAGCAA GGAAAGGAGTATCACAACACCGCCTATTACATCAGTTCAGCTGCCACCTCACCCCATCATTGGCAATCTCTGGTCCGAGAACATTGGGGCATTGAAAATCGGTTGCATTGGCCGAAGGATGTTGTTTTTGGCGAAGATGATTATCGACTCGAAGATGAACAAGCACTGCTCAATTGGTCAGTGCTTAGAACTATTGGGATTAATATCCTGCGGCTAAACGACTATCAATCCCTCAAAACCGCGATGACTAAGCTTGCTAATCGGGTCGATATTATTTTTTCGCTGCTAACTTAA
- a CDS encoding putative quinol monooxygenase, with translation MIIITGKIKVQSSEELARVKEVLIRRAQKSRTDKGNIEYIFSQNLEDPTEIILIEKWTDLASLQEHLQIPDEEFSTIIGSALIERAVVLSHEATAERTLLER, from the coding sequence ATGATAATCATCACTGGAAAGATAAAAGTTCAATCTTCTGAAGAGTTGGCTAGAGTCAAGGAAGTACTGATACGTCGTGCCCAGAAAAGCCGCACAGACAAAGGCAATATCGAATATATTTTCTCTCAGAATCTCGAAGATCCAACCGAGATTATTCTCATCGAGAAATGGACTGACCTCGCATCCCTCCAGGAACATCTGCAAATCCCTGATGAAGAATTCTCCACAATCATCGGCTCAGCCCTGATTGAGCGAGCAGTCGTTCTTTCCCATGAAGCGACAGCAGAGCGGACGCTCTTAGAACGGTAA
- a CDS encoding MOSC domain-containing protein: MELCFEWIIFVGTTAMPNLHASQSPVTNLQGRIVQINLSDGGVPKQSVPSVQINKEGLVGDRQQNLKHHGGPDRAVCLWSAEIIDMLQGEGHPIEPGAAGENITVAGLDWQQLIPGIQLQLGERVRLEITDYAQPCRTIARYFKLRRYGRISQKRNPGMSRLYAKVLEGGYVSVGDSIHCPNHCS; the protein is encoded by the coding sequence ATGGAACTATGCTTTGAATGGATCATCTTTGTCGGCACCACGGCCATGCCAAATTTACACGCCTCCCAATCTCCTGTTACCAACCTGCAGGGACGGATTGTGCAGATTAACTTGTCCGATGGAGGTGTACCCAAACAGTCGGTTCCTAGCGTTCAGATTAACAAAGAGGGGCTGGTTGGTGACCGTCAACAGAATCTTAAACACCACGGTGGTCCAGATCGAGCCGTTTGTTTATGGTCTGCAGAAATCATCGATATGCTGCAAGGGGAGGGGCATCCCATTGAACCAGGAGCTGCGGGAGAAAATATTACCGTGGCAGGTTTAGATTGGCAGCAGTTAATACCTGGAATTCAGCTGCAGTTAGGAGAGAGGGTGCGTTTAGAGATCACGGACTATGCTCAGCCTTGCCGCACAATTGCCCGCTACTTTAAACTCCGTCGCTATGGTCGTATTAGTCAAAAACGGAATCCGGGGATGAGTCGGCTTTATGCCAAAGTTTTAGAAGGTGGCTATGTGAGTGTAGGAGATAGTATTCATTGTCCTAACCATTGCTCCTAA
- a CDS encoding IS1 family transposase — translation MECPYCLSEKILKRGFDSLQDGTLVQRYQCKDCNRRFNERTGTPMARLRTASSVVSYAIKARTEGMGIRAAGRTFGKSHTTIMRWEKRLADQAQNWSPPAPAASDVTVEGDEVYTRVGKNLPPSQSQGWTIHFLERESRYWLTAQAGLKDAQLFANGVYSAWEWVKACDGIRWFTDGERRYGQELWKLANVYLNGEECHPDYGHRKVWREGLEVAMKVKGSQGNRRVEWVKAEHPFTAISLGSEVHANHNEAHNAALRRRCSAYRRRQNLYAKKRSGLQRVLDVQRLIHNWVRPHWGLSKQTTPAMEMGFCSRPLSTLELLTNKGFRYVPC, via the coding sequence ATGGAATGCCCATATTGTCTAAGCGAGAAGATCCTAAAGCGCGGCTTTGATAGCCTGCAAGATGGGACATTAGTCCAGCGATATCAGTGTAAGGATTGCAATCGGCGTTTCAACGAACGCACGGGTACCCCAATGGCTCGCTTACGCACCGCTAGTTCAGTAGTGAGCTATGCCATCAAAGCTCGCACCGAAGGGATGGGTATTCGTGCTGCAGGTCGAACTTTCGGTAAATCTCATACCACCATTATGCGTTGGGAAAAACGCCTAGCAGACCAAGCACAGAACTGGTCACCTCCCGCACCAGCAGCCTCTGATGTGACGGTAGAAGGGGATGAAGTTTACACGCGTGTAGGCAAAAATCTTCCCCCCAGCCAATCCCAGGGCTGGACCATCCATTTCCTTGAACGCGAAAGCCGCTATTGGTTGACAGCACAAGCTGGCCTCAAGGATGCACAACTTTTTGCAAATGGCGTTTACTCAGCTTGGGAGTGGGTCAAAGCCTGTGATGGGATTCGATGGTTTACCGATGGTGAGAGGCGTTATGGACAAGAACTTTGGAAGCTCGCCAATGTCTATCTCAATGGTGAGGAGTGTCATCCTGACTATGGGCATCGCAAGGTTTGGCGAGAGGGGTTAGAAGTCGCGATGAAAGTTAAAGGGTCTCAGGGGAATCGGCGAGTAGAGTGGGTGAAAGCAGAGCATCCCTTTACCGCTATCAGTCTAGGGTCTGAGGTCCATGCCAATCATAATGAGGCTCACAATGCTGCCTTGAGGAGACGATGTAGTGCTTATCGAAGACGGCAGAATCTCTACGCTAAGAAGCGGTCGGGGTTACAGCGAGTGCTAGATGTACAACGCCTGATTCATAACTGGGTTAGACCCCATTGGGGGCTCAGTAAGCAGACCACACCAGCAATGGAGATGGGATTTTGTTCTCGTCCGTTGAGCACACTAGAACTCCTCACCAATAAAGGGTTTAGGTATGTGCCCTGTTAG
- a CDS encoding TetR/AcrR family transcriptional regulator — translation MSSTVHHRKAQGEQTRRAILQCAMDLASVDGLTGLSIGGLAKELQMSKSGLFSHFGSKEALQLAVIEGARHLVLREVVRPALRAPKGLPRLWSLCQAWLHYTEQQLFRGGCFFAATSTEFNSRPGPIRDRLADIMAERQQTFVRLVTRAQQAGDIHDSVDPDQLAYELDMLLFGANWAFQLYGDGDVIVRSQAAMRHRLKSVCTHPEDFAF, via the coding sequence TTGAGTTCCACTGTTCACCACCGCAAAGCCCAAGGCGAACAAACCCGTAGAGCCATTTTGCAATGTGCCATGGATTTGGCTTCCGTCGATGGCCTGACCGGACTCTCCATTGGCGGTCTTGCCAAAGAATTGCAGATGAGTAAAAGTGGCTTATTTTCCCATTTTGGATCTAAAGAAGCCCTGCAATTAGCGGTGATTGAAGGGGCTCGTCATTTAGTGTTACGAGAAGTTGTCCGGCCCGCCCTCCGCGCCCCCAAAGGTTTACCGCGTTTATGGTCTCTTTGCCAAGCCTGGCTGCACTATACGGAGCAGCAACTATTTCGGGGGGGATGTTTTTTTGCAGCCACTTCTACTGAATTTAACAGTCGACCTGGCCCCATTCGCGATCGCTTAGCCGACATTATGGCTGAACGCCAACAGACCTTCGTCCGTCTAGTTACAAGAGCACAACAGGCAGGAGATATACATGATAGTGTCGATCCTGATCAGCTGGCTTACGAGCTAGATATGCTGCTATTTGGGGCAAACTGGGCGTTTCAGCTCTATGGAGATGGGGATGTAATCGTGCGATCGCAAGCCGCAATGCGCCATCGCCTCAAATCCGTTTGTACTCATCCAGAAGACTTTGCCTTTTGA
- a CDS encoding DUF5895 domain-containing protein: MMSATLTQPAQIDEFAGDEYGPAYQPLPYLQVLNHEDPQQAGFFISADNAAAVNFQPTPEWQSHDAYFMSGGVAVGYRSLTARMAVLRRSPLLMFSRKDRAFLGAFDRDSYNPEEVILKTRYLVYLVSRQKQLLHQSPLQFTAKGSLCGSFGEHYNQFHSQMNWAYGKPRGDRFFALSIFAVKLQPILKGQEKKSWVCSIVEHGQPTSENWRNFFLGYDPIVKQKLIADFEAQANFAQGDRAQSDLDKGMPERFDAIVDDLAF, from the coding sequence ATGATGTCCGCAACCCTCACTCAACCTGCTCAAATTGACGAATTTGCTGGGGATGAATATGGTCCTGCCTATCAGCCCCTGCCCTATTTACAAGTGCTCAATCATGAAGATCCCCAGCAGGCTGGATTCTTTATCTCTGCTGATAATGCGGCGGCAGTTAACTTCCAGCCCACCCCCGAGTGGCAATCCCATGACGCCTATTTCATGTCAGGGGGCGTTGCTGTGGGCTATCGGAGCCTCACAGCTCGTATGGCGGTTCTGCGACGGTCTCCCCTGTTGATGTTTTCGCGCAAAGACCGGGCCTTCTTAGGAGCCTTTGATCGGGATAGCTACAATCCCGAGGAAGTGATTTTGAAAACCCGCTATTTGGTGTATTTGGTTAGTCGGCAAAAGCAACTTCTCCATCAGTCACCTCTGCAATTCACCGCGAAAGGCTCTCTATGTGGCTCCTTTGGTGAGCATTATAATCAGTTCCACTCCCAAATGAACTGGGCCTACGGCAAGCCCCGTGGCGATCGCTTCTTTGCCTTATCGATTTTTGCGGTTAAACTGCAGCCCATCCTGAAAGGACAAGAGAAGAAATCCTGGGTTTGTTCAATTGTGGAGCATGGTCAACCCACCAGCGAAAACTGGCGCAACTTTTTCTTGGGCTATGATCCTATCGTTAAGCAAAAGCTCATCGCTGACTTTGAAGCGCAAGCGAATTTTGCCCAGGGTGATCGTGCTCAAAGTGATTTAGATAAAGGCATGCCTGAGCGTTTTGACGCAATAGTCGATGATCTCGCCTTTTAG
- a CDS encoding MgtC/SapB family protein: MTWIDFSLRLTVALILGSAIGIERQWRQTRAVLKTNVLVCIGSSMFVMMSLMHAQDSSPTRVAAQIVSGVGFLGGGVILREGTSVRGLNTAATLWCSASVGTLVGGGFLFPAYLGAAAVVFSNLVMRPLVEQLKFRPHKPGSSTSIYRFVLICAHYEEKKIRNVFLESINTANMMISAWRSESLESLGKPKQVVLEIELMTIHREDKLLNELAEALQDQANTQQIRWELVSDKINSLSISRK; this comes from the coding sequence ATGACTTGGATTGATTTCAGCTTACGGCTGACCGTTGCTCTGATTTTGGGAAGTGCGATCGGTATCGAACGGCAGTGGCGACAGACTCGGGCTGTTCTAAAAACGAATGTTTTGGTCTGTATTGGCTCATCTATGTTTGTGATGATGTCGCTAATGCATGCTCAAGACTCTAGTCCAACCCGGGTGGCTGCTCAAATTGTTTCTGGAGTAGGCTTTCTAGGAGGGGGTGTCATATTAAGAGAAGGCACTAGCGTCAGAGGACTGAATACGGCAGCAACATTATGGTGTTCTGCCTCCGTTGGAACCCTTGTGGGAGGCGGCTTTCTTTTTCCGGCTTACTTGGGGGCAGCTGCGGTGGTGTTTTCCAACCTGGTGATGCGACCTCTAGTGGAGCAGTTGAAGTTCCGCCCCCATAAGCCTGGATCATCCACGAGCATTTATCGGTTCGTTCTAATTTGCGCGCACTATGAGGAGAAAAAAATTCGTAATGTCTTCCTTGAGTCCATCAATACGGCAAACATGATGATCAGCGCTTGGCGGAGTGAGAGCTTAGAGTCTTTAGGTAAACCCAAGCAGGTGGTGCTAGAAATTGAATTGATGACGATTCATCGAGAGGATAAGCTGCTCAATGAACTCGCTGAAGCACTGCAAGACCAGGCCAATACCCAACAAATTCGATGGGAACTGGTGTCGGACAAGATCAATAGCCTGTCGATTTCCCGAAAATAA
- a CDS encoding LysR family transcriptional regulator — translation MDISVLKLFVDVVRQGSFAGAARDRNIDPSSVSRAIAGLEKELDLRLLQRTTRQLSLTEAGKTYFERIEPLIEELQQASEIAADVVGQPKGQLRVTVSASFGLKCIVPFLPQFEQLYPDLTVNLLFSDAVEDLLLNRIDVAIRLGLLRDSTLIAQQLMQTRYRVCASPDYLKQSPPIATPEDIADHNCLRFPLAGFQSQWLFKDAQGTLTEVPIHGNTVISNGIALQQCAIANMGLALLPNWLINEDLRTGTLVDVLPAYEVTGTDFSTAAWFVYPSRCYVPLKLKVFIEFFKQNVPRLVMP, via the coding sequence ATGGATATATCGGTACTGAAGTTGTTTGTGGATGTCGTTCGGCAGGGTAGTTTTGCGGGAGCCGCTCGCGATCGCAACATTGATCCATCCTCGGTATCGCGTGCCATTGCTGGACTGGAGAAGGAACTCGACCTACGGCTCCTACAGCGGACGACGCGCCAGCTTTCCCTGACGGAAGCAGGCAAAACCTATTTTGAACGAATTGAGCCTTTGATCGAGGAGCTGCAGCAGGCGTCGGAAATCGCGGCAGATGTGGTGGGACAACCCAAGGGACAGTTAAGGGTGACGGTATCGGCCTCTTTTGGCTTGAAGTGTATCGTGCCTTTCCTACCTCAGTTTGAGCAACTGTATCCAGACCTGACAGTCAATTTATTATTTTCAGATGCCGTTGAGGATTTGTTGCTCAACCGAATTGATGTCGCGATTCGCCTGGGGCTGCTCCGGGATTCTACCTTGATTGCTCAGCAGTTGATGCAGACTCGATATCGGGTTTGTGCCAGTCCAGATTATCTAAAGCAGTCGCCCCCGATTGCCACTCCCGAGGATATTGCGGACCATAATTGTTTGCGGTTCCCATTGGCAGGGTTTCAGTCTCAATGGTTGTTCAAAGATGCCCAAGGGACCTTAACGGAAGTGCCGATTCATGGCAACACGGTGATTTCCAACGGTATTGCTCTGCAGCAATGTGCGATCGCAAATATGGGATTGGCCTTACTCCCCAACTGGCTGATCAATGAAGACTTACGAACAGGCACCCTGGTGGATGTATTGCCAGCCTATGAGGTCACTGGTACGGACTTTAGTACTGCCGCGTGGTTTGTCTATCCTTCTAGATGCTATGTTCCCCTCAAACTCAAAGTTTTCATTGAATTCTTTAAGCAGAACGTTCCCCGCTTGGTGATGCCTTGA